The genomic DNA ggtggtcaaaacttggaagcaaggaaggctttggtggatttcttcttggtagatcgtcgcccacacgacatccaagagaaggagaggaatacgatagacgatcaagaggtttttattaacaaagaaaggtataactagttgtcttgttccgcatcatactagttttttttgtatgaattttgaattaccaaacacaagaggctaatgattctaggcaatcgaatttatgtttcgattttgtgtttcttttgtttttcgatcttgcgattcgattgttcttaatagttaaacctagggttactataagaaaattaaatattggatttcgttaaaaggctttgtctaggaagtggtggatgatcccatacccaggaaggcctagtgcctcgctatgtttaacctggaagctgatttttgaaataaatatttaatcaactttgtaacatgggtggatttggatcaataatgttaagcatcgtttgcgatccaagtcaaaacctctaagaacagataagttgaatttggaatcaataatgttaagttctgtttgcgattccaaatttaatttctaaagaacataataggttgtaaggaaaggttcgggacttatacaaaatttttgtacaggggaactagtacAATATTCcttgtagcaaccaacactcttcACCTAGAAAGAGATGAACATGAGGCAAAGACGATGGTTGGAGTTggtgaaggactatgattgcgatATTAACTACCAtcccgggaaagctaatgtagttgCAGATGCTTTGAGAAGGAAGACAGCAGTCATGGCCCAACTATCGGTACATGGACCTCTTCGAATTGAGATTCGGAGGTTTGATCTTGTGGTGTATGCTAAGGACGAGGCTCCTAACTTATCCACTATGACAGTACAGTCTACCTTGAGGGACCGCATCTGTGATGGGCAGTCGACAGATGAGCAATTACGAAAATGGAGATAGAGGGATGAGCTTAAGGGACGGAAGTTGTACTCGGTTGAGGATGGTATCGTCAGATACAGAGGCCGATTTTGGGTTCCTAATGTTGATTCGCTGAGAGTTGAAGTATTGACTAAGGCACATAACTCATCTTATTCTATACAATCAGGGAGTACAAAGATGTATAGGGTCTTACAACTACTGTATTGGTGGCCAGGTATGAAACAAGATACCGCATATTTTGTATCAAAATGTCCGACTTGTCAACAGGTGAAGGTGGAACACCAGAGACCCACAGGGATGCTTAGGCAGctccctattcccgagtggaagtgggagaacATTTCAATGGACTTTGTTGTGGGTTTACAGAGGATAGCAAGGGGCTCCAATGTCATTTGTGTAATTGTCGATCGTCTCACCAAATTAGCACACTTCCTACTAGTAAGGACGACTTTCACTATGACGCAGTACACAGAGTTGTACATTCGAGAGATAGTTAGACTGCACTGAATCCCAGTGTCTATAGTGTCTGACAGGGATCTAAGGTTACTTCATCCTTCTGGAAGAGTCTACATGCTGCTATGGGAACCAATTTATCGTTTAGTACAGTttttcatcctcagacagatggacagtcagaacgAGTGATACATATTTTAGAGGACTTGCTACGAGCTTGTGTGATTGACTTCCCGGGGAGTTGGGAACAGAAGCTACCTCTGGTGGAGTTTACTTATAATAATAGTTATTAGTCGACTATAgaatggctccttatgaggcactctatggaagGAAATGCATATCACCTATTCATTGGGATAAAGTCGGAGAAAGGACTGAGATTGGACCTGAAATTGTTTGGCACACGACAGATTTAGTAGTCAAAATCTGAGACAGGATGAAGGCGGCACAGAGCCaatagaaaagttatgctgacaagAGAAGAAGGGATCTCGAGTTTATGGTTGGTGACCATGTCTTCATAAAGATAGCACCCATAAAGGGTGTTATGCGGTTTGGGATGAAGGGTAAACTTAGTCCCAGATTCATTGGACCTTTTGAGATCATAGATAGGGTGGGAACATTGGCATACAGGGTGGCCTTATCACTGAATCTTGCAGGGGtgcacaatgtgtttcatgtatcGATGCTGAGAAAGTACATGTCAAATCCTTCGCACGTCTTGAACTATGCATCGTTGCAACTTACACTGGGTCTAGCCTATGAGGAGAAGTCGGAGCAGATTTTAGACATACAAGAGAGGAAGCTGCGAAGGAGGACGATCAAGATGGTCAAAGTAAAATGGTTGAATCACcccgacgaggaggctacttgtacTTGGGAGATCGAGTCGAACATAAGGGACCATTACCCAGAGTTTTTTGGTAAGTTTAAAATTTCGAAGATGAAATTCATTGATTGTAGcacctgaaaaaaaaaaagaaagggtaATTAAAGTATTAATACGTGTAAGTAATTAATGTATAAATAAGTTAACGAATCCGACCTGATTGGCTAGCAATCCGACCTGGTTTATCCTTTTAAATACATATTTTACTTCTGCGCCCCTCACCTTGGTAGTTGCTGACCACCCCCATCCAAACCCTAGCAACTTCGAAGGGGATAGAGGAAGAACTCCATTGGAATGTTTAAGGTCGTCTTTCCCTACTTCTCGCTAGTCATCTCCCATACACAAAAACACCAAGGCAAGTTCTCTTTTGATGATTTTTGATATTTACTGCACCATATGGATCGTagtataatatttaaatttatatcgTAAGGTTTTCTATTCAGATTTTATTGCACTACATGGATTATATTCGCTTTTCGCTacatttctatttttctcttgtgCTACATGGATTATAAATGCGAAAGCATTCATAGTACATAGTATAACGAGATAGATTAAGTATGAGGGAGTTAAATTGACATACAATTGCTTTGCTCTTTAATTCTTTTGAACGTGGTACATCTTGACTTGCCTTATTTGATCAAATAGGAAGAATTATTAATCTGATTGCATTATTTTATATTAGTTGTTGCATGCAGAATTTTGTAGCTCAACAGGTTATTGCGTTGTTTTATATTAATTGCTGGTCTACAAAAATTTGGTGGTTCAAAAAGGTTATTAATACAATTGCACTTTCATAACTGGTCTAGTAGTATAGTCATGCAATATCAAGCTTTGAAACAACACTAAACTTACCGTCTTCATACATCTTTTGTTATTTCGGTGCATTATATGTTGTCTAAAATTTATATCGTTACTAGTTGGTTTAGCTAGATATACTGCTAGGTTTCGGCTTGGCCATTTTATTCAAAATAGTATTAACTTTTTTTTCTCAGTAGGCTGAGGTCCTGGCTCGATGAATCCTAATATGTTTCCGAGTGGTTGAAATTGTTAAAAGGTCGATACAATGACTTAGTTTTTGACAGCTTTCTAAACATGTTTAGTTTAATAATGTAATCAGTATGAAATTATGTGATGGGTAGAGGAATCCGGTTTAAGAAAGATCCGGTGAATCTTACCAAAATAAAGGGGTTAGGGGATCCGACTTAAGAAGGGTCCGATGAACCTTATCGAGACAGAGGGGCTAGGGCATCCGGCTTAAGAAGGGCCCAGTGAACCTTACCGAAGTAGAGGGGTTAGGGGATCCGGCTTAAGAAGGCTCCGGTGAACCTTACCAACCTAGTACTAGGGTAAATATTTGGCCAAATGATCATAGGTTAAGGTATAAAGTAAATACATTCGATGACCTGCATTCTTGTAATTTACATgtcttacaaataaaataaaagacaacGAAGGTTAAATATTGAAGGTAAATCTATGGAAAAATTTGGAGGTTCATGAAACTAATGTCAGAAGTTACTCTCTATCATTATTTAACATGGtaattatcaagatttttttttgtaaatgcgACGAATGCTATTTATTTAAAAAGGTTGAACTTACTGTGTCTTTAGACTCACTAGATCTTTATGATACAGGTAATGAGGAGACAGTAGGACTTGATGGATGAGCGTTCCTGTACCTGGCAGTGCACACCCGAGagcttcttttattagtttactTTTCTTCTTTCATTAGGATGTTGAGTCCTCTAGTCAGAGTTGAGCTACTCTGTTGGTAGTTGATTGAGTTCATCTTACTAGTCAATTGCACTCTTTGTTCTTTAGAAGATTTAATTCACTATTATGATGTTTAATCTCAATTTATATTGGGTTTCATGCTGAACCAGTTTGTAAGGCATTATCAATCAAAGTTGTTGATTTAAATTGAGTCTCTTTAAGGTTGATATTGTGAGGTTCGTCTATATAATGGTCTATCATGTTTCACAAAATGTCATCAGACTAGAGAACATTACATGTAGTCCCAATTATTATGTCACTTTTGGGTTTGACCCTGGGTCCATCAATAAGACATCCGCTAATAATATAAACCTAGGTGTATTTATTGGTTTTTGTCCAACCATGGCTTAAGGGATTATCCCCTTACCCCTTCTCTCTTCTTGGGGGGTTAGTTTAATCCTTCTGATTAGTCTTCATGGGCGGCTTGAGCATCAAGTCGACTCAATGCCTTGTGACATGGCCAATACTTATTCAATACACCTACATATCATATACAGCcaatcattaattaattttatatatatatatatatatatatatatatatatatatatatatatatatatatatatatatatatatatatatatatatatatatatatatatatatatatatatatatatattcatttattAGCCAATCCCAAGCACTTAATGTTAATTATCTTTTAAGAATTTAGGGTTTAGACTAAATAAAGTGAATTATCTCTTTAAAGAATCAGTACCAGTTATCCTGGGTTTTGAAACCAATTCAGCATCATACTCGTTTAAGACCACTGCATGTTGATGCACCAACGTGCCGGTGCTAGTTTGCACAAACTAGCACCACTGTTAGTGCTGGTTTGCACAAATCAATATCAATATTAGACCAACGCTAACATGCAGGTGCTGGTTTGGTGTTGATCTTAAAAATCACCACCAATGTGGTGCTGATCTTTAAAAATCACTACCAACATGGTGTTGATTTACACAAATTAGCACCAATAGTGGTGTTGATCTTATATTGGTGTTGGTTTGCGCAAACCAACACCAACAGTGGTGTTGATTTGTGCAAATTAACACTAGTACATTGGTGTTGATCTTTAAAAATCAGTACCAACATGGTGCTGATTTACGCAAATTAGCATGAACTGTGGTGCTAGTCTTATATTGGTGTTGGTTTGCGTTAACAGTGTTGGTTTGCACAAATCATCACTAGCATGTTGGTACTGATCTTTAAAAATCCGCACCAACGTAGTGTTGGTTTGTGCAAATTAGTACCACTACAAATTAGCACCACTGTTGGTGCTGGTCTTATATTGGTATTAATTTATGCAAACCAACACTACTATTGAAGCTGATTTGCGCAAACCACCACCAGCACATTGGTGTTAATCTTTAAAAAGCAGCACCAACGTGGTGCTGAAATATAAAAATCAACACTAAATGTTAGTTTCAAAACCAGCACCAGCTAGTGTTGTTCTTTAAAGATCAACATCGTCATTGGTGCTGGTTTTAATAAATCAACACCAATGTTGAAAATCAACAGCAAAGTTAGTGATGGTTTCAATAAATCAGTACCAACGTGTTGGTGCTGGTTTGTGTATATATGAGAGAGAAAAAaatgcatgcagatgagagagagagaaataagaaaatcaattttagccGCATCAGACCATCCACGTTGAATGTCTTCAACCATCGCTTAGGGTAAGTCGCTCaggatatctatatatatatatataacttagcAAGTTAAAGATACGTCATTGACTTAGACAAGTCAATGCACTTCCTTTAAAGTCTTGAGGAGGAAGGGTTGCTCCTAGCATGTAGGAAGGGTTGCTCTTAGCGTGTAGCACAGACGGTGAGCGCATGATATTTCTGGTGTAATAGTCAGGGATCAATTTTTAGGAGCTGACGACTTGGGGTTTATCCTACCATGCGCCTATGgctacctgcatttacctccctccatatctatAGAGCTGATACTAAGGGGCCACTAAGATAATGCATCTACCTTTTTGAGGACAAGGGCTTGATAATTTGTTCGCAGTggaatcttatttttttttttttagtgatcAACATCTTAGGCTTCGTTCCTATACAAGGAACAAGCTCCTGACTTGTTACAATATCAATAGCTACATCACAACCACAAGATAACACACAAAAGGACAATTCAAATCACTAAAATAGTACTAGAGTCTTaattttattcatataaatctaaaaCCCCTTGTTGACACAGCGTAAAATTAATGTCGCCTAATATTAAAATAAACATCCTTGAATAAAAAATTGCATATGACAATAACAACAATGACATGAATTAATACATGAATAGAAAAATGACGCAACATTACAACTCATCTCCAATCAGTTGCCGAGCATTTCTAAGCATGAACAAACTAACAACATGACCAACATAAGGTAATCTTCTCAAGACTATGAACCGAGTGGTTAAAAGAAAGTGGAGATTGAGAACACAAGTGCAAAGTGAAGAAAAAGATGTGTGAGATATAATGAGAATAGAGGAAATAATTAAATTCCTACACTAAATATAAAGGCTCTATATTATTGGGGAAATGAGTTTAGGTGCAGTGAATTTATGTAGTGCATATCGAGCTCAGAGCTATGTAGTGGATATTGGGgtctaaatggaccaatacgattttgaggaggaaaaatcggaagccatcaattgttgaaagtcgtaattgacttcaaaattgaaatctacgtttcgcgtagatagatttagactattaatttgctcaaaaccgattaagggtgaatgagaaattaatgttcaaagtcggccgaaaataacgttggttattcattaaggaaatgcaagggagaatagtcccacatcggaaatttccgatgtgcattccttacttattaatgatgttgagttattggagttaactcagaaaagtaccaggtactctctgctcaggggcgagcaggtgctcgcacctgtgagcccgccacccgccacgtgcgcacgtgtgcaatgggcgctttgtaggcgcactttgcacttcgcttgtgatgcgatctagagcgttggatcacaatgagtcacgatctgacggcttgggatgagacatgatctgaagcatcggatcaatggatctagatccgatggctgatagatctgagggtcacaactcttagatctgatggatgagattaaaggggctatgtgaagggttataactcttcagtccagacggcccagattaatccacccaaaggtcacacccctccctaaagcctcttccttctgtataaatagaaccctccagattggaatcatatcactcaacttaatcttctcttcctcaagtattcactcactcatcttgtgcattcaagagtccaagaagcctacgagaaggttcgctggtctcggaagtcggagtgctacgattccgagacgattgtcgtcgttgtatcttgggaacgaattgcaacaatccgctAAATGGATGCTTAACAGCAAGTGTAACATATTTAACAAGAATGTACAGAATTCAATTCAACAACAACAGAAACGATATTCCACCTGAGATTGGATACGAACATTCATACCAAGACGCCATTAAATACCGGTTATTCCATCCCAATCCATTCCCAGAAACCGGAGAAATTCACcgagccgacttcaaaagatggcagcagaagatgctgttctacttaacaacgctaaaccttgtacggtttttgcgtgaagacccgccagtcgctacggacggtagcaaggctacttgcgatacgtggacgcacggagattttctgtgtcacaactacattctcaacgccttggacaacacgttgtataacgtgtattgttcattggagacagcgaaatctttgtgggaatcgcttgagaagaaatacaagaccgaaaatgccggattgaagaaattcatcgtcggccggtttctggatttcaagatggtggactcaaagagcgtctcatctcaagtccaagatatgcaattaatactgcatgatctggacgccgaaggaatgaagctgaacgagtcattcgcagttgctgcggtaattgagaagctccctccgtcatggaaggatttcaagaattacctaaagcacaagcaaaaggagatagggctgcaagacctgatcctgaggctacgaatagaggaggataatcgaaagttatccgactgcagaggaaccaagcggactatagacgatatgtccaacctggtcgagccgaacgctaaaaagccgaaacagttcaagaagaaggcacaagcgaagaagttcaagggatcctgctacaactgtggaaaggtaggacacctgtccaaggactgcagacgcccgaagaaaccaaccaaggggccaaaggatgctgcgaaccacgtcgcaacctctcttgaggacttggatctcactgcggttgtatttgaagccaacttggtggataccaacccgaagcagtggttcattgatactggagcaactcgtcatatctgttccgataaggcgatgttctccaagtatactccgataaatggcaggaagctctatatgggtaattccacgacgtcgccaattgtcggactcgaaaaagttgttctgaagatgacgtccggaaaggagctaacactcattgatgtactccatgttcccgacatcagtaagaacctagtttctggagcggcactagttaaggtcggatttaggctagtgttccagtcagacaactttgtacttacgaagaataatatcttcgtaggaaaggggtacctagaaaagggtctattcaaaatggttgtaatgcctgtactccgaaatattgatggtaataaaataaatgcttccagctatgttgttgagtgttttaatttgtggcatgatcgactcggacatgtgcataataatactcttaaacgtctcgtcaaattaaatttattaccaaacgtcaatgttgacggaacacacaaatgtgaagtgtgcgtggaagcaaaaatgacgaaactaccttttcattcagtggaaaggtcaacgactcctctagagttaatacatagtgatctatgtaacttgaaatttgtgcaaactagaggaggtaaaaagtatttcattacttttatcgatgactgcacgatGTTctattatgtctttcttttaagaagtaaagacgaagccttagaggcgttcagaacctataaaacagaagttgaaaatcaacttgacaaacgaattaaaataatttgtagtaatagaggtggagaatatggtgcaccgtttgatgaattttattcagattctggcattatccatcaaacaacggcgccttactcacctcaatcgaatgGTGTTGCTGAATGTAAAAATCGaacactaaaagagatgatgaatgccttgttgataaatttaggcttacctcaaaacttgtggggggaagcaatattatcggcaaatcacattctcaacaaaatccctcataagaaaagtgataaaactccataCGAACTATGAAAAGGCCgcaagccatcgtacaaatacctgaaagtgtgggggtgcttggcaaaggtcgaagtatctaaaccaaagcaagtaaagatcggacctaaaacgttcgatgcagtatttgt from Zingiber officinale cultivar Zhangliang chromosome 4A, Zo_v1.1, whole genome shotgun sequence includes the following:
- the LOC121972907 gene encoding uncharacterized protein LOC121972907, which encodes MVGDHVFIKIAPIKGVMRFGMKGKLSPRFIGPFEIIDRVGTLAYRVALSLNLAGVHNVFHVSMLRKYMSNPSHVLNYASLQLTLGLAYEEKSEQILDIQERKLRRRTIKMVKVKWLNHPDEEATCTWEIESNIRDHYPEFFGNEETVGLDG